GCGGGCGATGTCCCGGTAACGCTCCGCAAGCCAGCGCGGGCGCCGACCCGACATGGGACAGGCAATCGCCGCGCAGAGCGATGCCAGCACCGCGCTCTCGCCATTCTTCGACGCGAGATCCAGCGCGGTGATGCAGCATTCCGCCGAGCGCTTCTGGTCATTCTGGAAATAGGAAATCTCAGCGAGCATCAGTGCCGCGCGCGCGGCACCCTCAAGCACCGGGGAAGCGGTCGCTCCGGACTTCGGCCTCCCGGTGATGAAAAGCCAACCGTGGCGCATCAGCATCCCGGGGCTAATGGGGAATTGCCCCTGTCTCGGACTGACACCGTAAAGAACCAGCGCCTTCTCTAACAAGGTTACGGCATCCTCCACCATGCCCCAGTGGAAGGCGGCTTCGCCTTCGATCTGCAGGAGCCGCGCCCTGCGGGCAATCGCCACCGGATTTCCCCCGTGCTCCGCAGGCCGGTCGAGCTCCAGCGCGGCGCGAGCTGCTTCGCGGGCTTCACGAAGCGCAAAACGTCCCAAGGCGGCACGCGCGGCGCGGTCGAAGAGATCCATCGCCTCTTCATCGCGGCCGGACTCCCGGGCGTGGAAAGCCGCCTCTGACGGAGAGAAATCCCGCGGCGACTTGGCGGTCATCCATTCCAAGGCGGCCCCGTGGCCTGCCACGCGATCGCGGTCGGAGAGCAAGGACAAGGCAGCCTCGCGAAGCAGGTCGTGATAGAAGGCAAAGCGTCCACGGGCACCAGGCGCAGACACGATGAACTCACCGAGGGACGACGATTCCCAGCAGGTCTTGAAGTCGATGCCCGGCGAGCAGGCGAGCGCAGTCAGCTCCGCTTGCTTCCGGGTGAAAGGTTCGCGCCACACGGCGCACGCACCGAGCAGGGCCCGCAAGCGCGGCGAAAGATCACGGAAGCGCTCGGTCAGCGTCATCTCGCCCTTGCTCCCGGCGGCTCCGATCTCGCTTTCCGCAGCCAAGTCGAGGGTGCCACCCATGCTGAGCAGGCGCCGGCGCTTGCTCATCACCGCCATGGCTTCGCGGGACACCAGCGGCAGCCCGCCGGAAATACGATGAATCTCGTGGTTCAGCTCATCCGTGACCCGCTCAAAGCCGGAAAGCTCCGTGAGCAGGTGGCGATGCTCTTCCAGCGACATCGGCCCGAGCGGGATATCCTCGGGTGCCGGCTGGCCGCGACGGCCGATTACCAGCAGCAATGAGCCCTCCAAGCGTCCCAAGGCAGAAACCACGCTCTGGCTGCCTTCATCCATCCACTGGATGTCATCCACGATGACTGCCACCGGCAAGCTCCCGACCAGGCGCACCAGCACGGCCGCGGTGAACTCGGGAAGGATGTCCTTATACTGGAGCTGGGTCAGGCCGCTCTCCACCGCCGGATCCGCCTGGATCGGCTCCGAAAGGAAACGGACCAGATTCTTCACCAGTCCCTCGTCCAAGGTCAGCTCTTCGCCGAGCGATTTCACAACCTCCGGAACGCGCGTGCCGCCGATCTGGGAAAGCAGCTCCCGCCATGCAGAGAAAGTTCCGGGAACATCCGAGGGCAAGCAGGAGACACGGGCCACGGTCATCCCCCGCGACACCAGCCAAGTCACCAACGCACCGATGAGGTGGGATTTCCCCGCACCGGCCGGACCGGTGATATTGATCTGGTGGATCGAATCCCGCTCGCCGTTCTTCTCGATGCGCTCGACCAACCAATTCCACAGATCCGCGCGCGCTGGCGGCGTGACCTTTTCCGCTGTCACCGCTTTCCGCGCTTCGAGCCGATGCGCGCAGAAGGGCTCTGCCAGCAGCCCGGGCAGGAAGCCGATGCGCTCCGTACGGTACGGCGGCGGCAACATGCCCGCCGTGCGCTCATCCATGATCAGTCCATCCAGCTCCATCGCGGAAAGGCCGCCAAGCAATTGGGACGCGGTGCCATCTTCCCCGGCACGTCCGGGCATGAGCACCAGCAGCGCTGCCGGATTCTCTTCCAAGATCCCCGCGGCACGTGCCAGTAACACCTTCAGCAGATCGGCGCCATCGGTGGTATCACCCGCTTCCAAGCCATGGGGATGATCGATCTCATCCTCATCCCGCTCCCAGAGGCACCACGCCGCCGGACCACCGGTGCCGGTGGCCTGTTCCGCGCTATCAAATGCCGGTCCCGTATGACTCCCCGTGGTCATGTGGTCGTGGTCTTTTCAACTCAGGTGGACCAGATCTTCCGGCCCAAGGACAAATCGAACTGAAACTTCGCCCGGAGAGGTGCCCCCACCTTCCCCGAAACGAGGCCGATGCGATGAAGCAGGTCGCTGCTGCGGAATTCCGGCACGACAAGCTCCCACTCTCCTTCCTCACGGCTCAGGTGCGTGAGATTGGAGAAGGTCATGTCGCTGGTGGCCACGGCGCGATAACAGGCTTCTGCCGGATTCGTGACGTCGCGAAATTGCTTCAGGAAAACGAACTCCTGCGAGCTCTTGAGATCCCCGAACATCGCGATGGCCTTCTCGAAAATCGAATCGATCAGGATATCGCCCCAGTCGATCTTCCAGAGATCGTCCAGGAAGCCCGGTTCAGCTTCCCCCAGAAGCTCTTCCTTCACGACTTCCGCGAGGCTCTTCGAGAAAGAACGATGCTCGCCGATGTCTTCCGCTTCAACGGATTCATCGGTGCGCAGCAGGGCGAGCAGGCGGCAATTCTTCGCCGTCTTCGGCTGGCCGAGCTTCGGCGTGACCTCGCAGCGGGCCTCACCACCATTCGCGTCGATATCCACCTGGCCCATGATCTTCGGAAAGCCGAAGGCCTCCCGCCCGCTGATCATCGCTGGCGAGGAATCGAGGCAGAGAACGATCGGATAGAACTTGATGGAGGGAAACCCCTTCCCCCATGCCACCACCGGCAGCGTCACCACCATCTCTGACTCCGAGACCGCTCCCCAATCACTATGGAGAGGATCCATGGATCGCATCTCCGCCATCTTCATGAAGATGACGAATGCCAGCGGCAGGGCGGTGAATCTCACCTCCGGCTCCGCTCCATCCGGCCGCCAGTTCAGGGTCTCATCGATCCATTTCTGGGCCTCGTCCCCATTGATTTTCCTGACGACCGACAGCGACTCCACCCCGGTAATCCGGTAGGGAGGCCTGAAATTAAGGTCGGTATCACGTTCGGTATAGGGGATCATTCGTGAGGGAGGGGAAAAATCGGACAGGGTTAACTCTCCGATATTAAAAAAGAGACGCTAACAAAAGCGCTTACCTCTTACCATCGGAGAATTTCCCATGGAGTTCGGCCTCAGGTATCCCTGATATTGCCATTTGCGATACCAAGCCAGTCACGGGCTTGGAGCAACAACTCGGTGCTATTGGAACAACCGAGCTTCGCCTTCATGTTCTCACGATGGCTATCCACCGTTTTCGTGCTGATTTCCAATAACTTCGAGATCTCCTTCGTCGAGCGGCCCTCACCCATCAGGCGGAAGACTTGGAACTCTCGGTCGCTGAGAGTCTCGATCCCTGCGGCCGGATTTTTCGACCAACTCCGCATCATCTCCTCGGTAAGCGCAGGCGAACAATAGATGCGCCCGGCCTCCACCATCTGGAGCGCCTCAAACAAAGCGGAGACGCGGTCTCCCTTCATCAGGTAACCGGAAGCACCCGCCTTGAGCGCTCGGGGACCGTAGCGAAGCTCCGACTGCATGCTGAAAACCAGCACCTTGCAGGTGGAGTTGATATCCTTCAGCTTGCGGATGAGTTCCAGTCCATCGCCATCCGGCAGGACCATGTCCACCACCGCAAGGGCGGGCTTCACGGTCGCCGCGATCTCCACGGCATCTGCTTGGCACTGCGCGCAGTGAAGGCGGTAGCCCGGCATCTTGGATTCCACCAAGGCTTTGACGGCCACAAGGATGATCGGGTGATCATCCACCAACAATAAGTCACGAGTTTGAGGATTGGCAGACATCCGGGGCGGGGAATTTTCCTGACCGGGTATCAGGAAGCTACCCCGGAAGCGACACGGAAATCCGTCAGGGGGCAATCCCGTTCTTCCGGGCAAACTCCGCCGCCGCCGCCTCGTCCTTCTTTTTCCACTCCGCGTGAATGCTCTTGAAGGCCTGGTCGCGGTCCGTTCCTGCAGGAAGGGTTTCCGCCCACTGGGCCGCGGACTCCGGCTCATACGGGGCTACCGTGACCGCATAGGTTTGGGCTGCGGCCTGGCGTACGGGGCCGTCCTTCGTGGCATTGATCCACTCGCCGGCGGCCTTGTAGTCGCGCGTGGTCCAATTGCGCATCATATCGTTCACCTTCTCCTTGAAGGCATCTGCGGGCAGCTTGTCGGACATCCAATCGATCCACTTCCCGGTGTCGTCCCCCTTCATCTGCCAGGAGCTCAGCCCTTTCGCCATCGCCTGTGCTTCTTCCTGGCTCAGGGACGCGGTGCCGAGCCAGGAAGCCGATGCTTCATAGCCCTCCTCGGTCATTTTCGTGGCCATGCCCTCCATGATGGATTTGCGGAGTGCATTGCTCGTATCTGCATCGCTGGTGCCCTTCATCTGCTCGCGGAAGGCCGCCAGCAACGCGGTCTTCTCCGCCGTAGTCTTCGTCTGGCGCGCCAGATTCTGGCCCACCTGCATGTCCGAGCTCAGGCCAAGCTCGCTGATCAGCTTGAAAGCCAAGCGCGGATCCTGCCGCGCCGCACCCGTCACAAGTCCCAGCCTCGCACTGGATGACACCACGTCCGGATGCTCCTTCGTATTGCTGCGATACCACTCCATCGCCGCCACCGGATCATCCTCCGCCCACTTTGCCAGCGCGCTCGTCACCAGGTGATCTCCCGGACTTCCGGGTCCCTTCAGCAGGTCCGCAGACTCCACATAGAGCGTCAGCGCCGCCGATGGCTGGCGGTCCGAAAGGGTCATGATCGCGAAGCCGATGATCCCGCGCCGCATCTCCTCGTCGATCCCCGGCGCGACCTTCAACTCCGCGACGACCACCTTCAGTTGTCCCGCATCCAGCTTCAACATCTCATCGATGATGGCGAAGATGCGCTTCTGCATCTCCGGGCCCGGCTCCTGGCCCTGCTTCTCGAATGCATTCATCTCGTTCGCAAAGTCAGCAAGCCGCTTCGCGAAATCCTTCGCATGGGCCTGCTTGTCTTCGGTCGACTCGCGCTGGCTCTTCATGCGGCGCGGGGACGCCCCGTTTTTCAACAGCTCGTCGGCATCCAGACCGAGGCTCTTCGCCTCTTCCTTCAGACGGTCCCGCACGGCATGCGCATCCTCCAGCTTCACCTTGTTTTGCCAGCCGATGACACCAGCCACGGCGAGAATGAGCGCGGTAATGGTAAGGGAGGCTTTCATCGGGTCGGGACGGATTGGGGAGGGTTGAGACCGCGTTGTCCGAGTTGCTCAAGGACCTCGTTGCGTTTTCCTTCGTCGGAGATCTTCCCCGCGAGCTGCAAGACCCGGTCCCGGTTGGCATCGGTGACAAAGGTGTTCCTCAGGAACGGGACCAACACGTCATCGCTCCCGCTTTCGGCATGATACTTTTCGGCAAGCTGGGCCGCTTCGTCGAAGCGGTTCCTCGAAGCAAGATTCCCCAAGGTCTCTCCGGTGATCCGGTTCAGGGCTTCCGGAGCCTCCTTCTGGATCCAGGCCCGGCTCTTCTCCACCCCTTCCTCAAGCTCGCCGGGTTTATCGGAGAAGCGGTGTGATTGATTCCGGATCGCGGCGGAAACGATCGATCCCCGTTCCTCCGGTGAAGCATTGATCTTGGAAAGAAACTCGCCCACCCGCTCATAGCCGCCCTGGTGAACCAGCTGACCGCCGGTATTCCCCAGTGTCGAAAGCCGTTCTCCTTCGGGAATCGTGCTGCGGATCATGGTCGCTACCGCCAGTTCGGTGCCCGCCTTGATGCGGAAAAACATGCCTTGGTTAAAGATCGCGGAACGCTGTTCCTCTGGCAGCGCCTCCACCCGGGCCCTCGCCGCCGCGGGATCGGACTCAAGCAGCGCGGCCACCAGACCCGCCTCGCACCTCAGTTGGAGATCGCTTTTGCCATCCAGGGTCTTGCTCTCGAATTTCCCGTCCGCGAGCTGCTGATCCATCCACGCGATCGCACCCGCCGGCTCCTTCTCCGCCCATTTGCGGAAAGTATTGCCAAGCTGCCAGGAGACCCCCTCATCATCCAATCTCTGGCTCAGGCGCTCCACGGCAAGGCCCGGATCCTTCTCCGCCAGCGCATTGATCAGGCTCATCTCCAGCTGCTTCTTAACATGCTCGGGAACATCAAGACCCGCGATTGCCTCAAGCCCATGGACGACCTCATCCGCGGACAGCTCCTGGATCATGGCCTGGAACTGCATCTGCCGCCGGATGTCCTCCACGCTCTCGCCGTTGTTCGACTGCAGGTGGTTTTGGGCGATCAGCTTCCAATCGATCTTCCGCATCTTGCCATCCTTCGTCGCCGGGGGCAGCAGCGGGGAGCCGCTCCCCGCCTCTTCCTCAGGCACAGCGTGACGGGCGGATTCCAACCGCTCGCGCAACGTGGTGTTCTCTTCCACCAGCGAAGAAAGCGAATGGCCCTGCGAGCCCAGCCAAACGCCCGCAACAACCAGCGCCGCGGCCGGGGGGATAAATTCAATCGGTTTCATGGCGGAAGGAGTCCTTGGGAAACACCCTGATAGTTCGCAAGCCTAGGCGGATTGTTACGCGTCCGTCCGCTGGAAAATGCAGGAGATTTTTGGAATCAGCGGGGGGAATCCGCCGGAGGAGGAGCCAAGGACTCCGATCGGGCTTGGGTGATCTCCGAGGGCAGAAAGAAGTAAGCCCGTCCACCCTGTAGGTCCTGAATCAGCCTCGCGTTCTCTCCGCTGAGCGGAAATGACCAACGGTGCACCACGCCGAGCCAAAGCCGGCCCCAATAACTCTGATCAGAAACCAGTTCTGCGGCGTATGCTCTCTTTCCGTTGGGATTCACCAGAATCATCATTGCCGGTGGGGCGTCCTGTCCCCTGTCGATCCAATTTCGAGACCCGGTGGTGGTAGTGCAGTATCTCACTCGAATAGAATCTAGAATAGGGTCTTCACCTTTCAGGATGTCCGCGAAGATCCGGCCGCCTGACGGAACACGGCTGCTCCCGTTCAAAGGAAGACCGATGACTCCGGCGAAGTCGTAACGGAAGACCTCCACTTCAGCCCTCCATTGCTCATCCCTGAATTCCGCCATGGAGTAGCCGGTAGAGAGATGTGAATTGCCCTTCCCAACCGGTCCGTCATAGGGCTTTTTGAACATGAGCTCCGACGGATCACTCAGGCCATGATCGGGATCCAATTGCATGATCTCATCAAGCAGTGGCATTTGCTCGCGCAGCGATTCCACGAGAGCTTGCCTCCCCCAAAGGATTGACCCGTCTTTCGAGATGCTCGCATCGAGCGAGCCCCCCGCGCCCCATGGTCGCATATCGAGATGCCATGCTCTGGCCCTCTTCGAGCTTCCCCCAATCCATAGATATTTCATCCGGGCGACCTCGCCCTTTTTCAAGCCAGTGACATTGAGCACTTGGGACACCGGAACCCAGTCACCTTCCGGATCAGGAAAAATTTTCCGTTGCCATTTCACCGGCGGTTCCATCGGAGAAGCCGTTACGATTTCGACAGGCGTTCCAGCGATACGAAGTACAGAAACGGCAAAAATCTCAGGAAGCCACGGCAGCCACAAGCCAAAGATAGTCGCCACCACCATCGCGAACATCTTGCGGCTACGAACGGATACCAACCACCAGACAGCGAGGTAGTAGATCGTCGCCAGCACTCCCGCCCCACCCAACCAAAACCAGCCGCCTCGTCCACTTGGCTCTACCCCGATGAGACCTCTCCAAGGAATGGCCCAAATCGAAAAAAGTGGAGCACCAAGGATGAGGGGAAGCCCCAAATAGCGTTCCCTCCCCGGGGAACTTGCGATCGCGGCACAGACACCGAAGATCATCATAAAAGCTCCTAAGGGAAGAGTCCGCAATGTGAGTCCGTAGCCAACCGCCTCCCACCCGAAGTTGAAATAAGCACAGTAAATGGCCGTGGCCAACGAGATCCCAAGAAGGACCCATACATGAACCATCAGGACGCCACGGAAGGCGACACTATCGCCAGGCGGCAAGGTGCGATGAAACGCACGGTCACCAAAGGGCGGTGCATCACGCGTGGCGCTCCACCCTAGAAGAATCACGGGCACGACAGTCGCGCTCAAGGCGGAATCCATCACCGGAAAATCCCCTTTTCGCTGGAGAAACAGCGCGACGGCATGAAGCAGCACGATCGCGAAAGCAATGAACCAGGTAAGCGGTGAGCGAGGCATGGCTTTAGACGGGTTTGGCCCGGCCGCTCCGGGCGAGCGCGACAAAGATCTCCCGCAAGGTCATCCGGCGCGCCTCGTGGCGCCGCATGTCAGGGAAAGAATTGGAGAAAGCGAACGAACTACTGGATTCATCGTAGTTTGAATCCACCAGGCGGATGGATCGCCCGTTTGCCTGAAGATTCAGCCAGCCCTCCGGAATCTCCGCGGGCTTGGCCGCGTCCTCATCGAACCACAGCTCGACCTGCCGGAAGCGGGCGAGAAGACCCTCGGTGTCCTCTTGCAGGTCCACGCGCCCGGCATTGAGGAAAGCAACACGGTCTGCAAAGCGCTCGACCTCCTCGATGTCGTGGGAGGAAATCCACACGGTCCACCCCTCCGTTTCAGTAAGTTCGAGCAGGCCGTTGAGAAACTCGTCCCGCACCAGCGGATCGAGGCCGCTGAAGGGCTCATCCAGGACCACCAGTTGCGGGCGATAGGCAAGCGAGGAGAGCAGCGCGGCCTTCATCCGCTGGCCGCGCGAGAGGGAGCGCAGCTTCGTCTTCAAAGGCAGCTCGAAGTCTGCCAGCATCTTCTTCTCGAAGTCCCG
This portion of the Luteolibacter luteus genome encodes:
- a CDS encoding ATP-binding protein, with the protein product MTTGSHTGPAFDSAEQATGTGGPAAWCLWERDEDEIDHPHGLEAGDTTDGADLLKVLLARAAGILEENPAALLVLMPGRAGEDGTASQLLGGLSAMELDGLIMDERTAGMLPPPYRTERIGFLPGLLAEPFCAHRLEARKAVTAEKVTPPARADLWNWLVERIEKNGERDSIHQINITGPAGAGKSHLIGALVTWLVSRGMTVARVSCLPSDVPGTFSAWRELLSQIGGTRVPEVVKSLGEELTLDEGLVKNLVRFLSEPIQADPAVESGLTQLQYKDILPEFTAAVLVRLVGSLPVAVIVDDIQWMDEGSQSVVSALGRLEGSLLLVIGRRGQPAPEDIPLGPMSLEEHRHLLTELSGFERVTDELNHEIHRISGGLPLVSREAMAVMSKRRRLLSMGGTLDLAAESEIGAAGSKGEMTLTERFRDLSPRLRALLGACAVWREPFTRKQAELTALACSPGIDFKTCWESSSLGEFIVSAPGARGRFAFYHDLLREAALSLLSDRDRVAGHGAALEWMTAKSPRDFSPSEAAFHARESGRDEEAMDLFDRAARAALGRFALREAREAARAALELDRPAEHGGNPVAIARRARLLQIEGEAAFHWGMVEDAVTLLEKALVLYGVSPRQGQFPISPGMLMRHGWLFITGRPKSGATASPVLEGAARAALMLAEISYFQNDQKRSAECCITALDLASKNGESAVLASLCAAIACPMSGRRPRWLAERYRDIARAMIGRVGDQTEKTYIEHVGCLVDLDKGRWQEAMNRAAGNVDYWRSHGHGRRVEEAATHAFFVAYFQGNLSKAAEWAGILNESAVKRTDRQSRTWAAMMGSLHALACHGPKEAEAQCRQIANHGGDAITQASIHVMRAICAWRSGNPWQAMERLRDAEDLAGTHAPVSSTQFLIADASVLLGEMRVWGPPELSEDRQFGDLTSRFMKRTAQFATSFEIGMPILLCAKGLHGTGGGGEFLKAGKAAGRLGAKFFEARAKCFHAVKAGGAGVLEDGLDLLAQCGAEAEIAKFKQLSIKT
- a CDS encoding acetoacetate decarboxylase family protein; this translates as MIPYTERDTDLNFRPPYRITGVESLSVVRKINGDEAQKWIDETLNWRPDGAEPEVRFTALPLAFVIFMKMAEMRSMDPLHSDWGAVSESEMVVTLPVVAWGKGFPSIKFYPIVLCLDSSPAMISGREAFGFPKIMGQVDIDANGGEARCEVTPKLGQPKTAKNCRLLALLRTDESVEAEDIGEHRSFSKSLAEVVKEELLGEAEPGFLDDLWKIDWGDILIDSIFEKAIAMFGDLKSSQEFVFLKQFRDVTNPAEACYRAVATSDMTFSNLTHLSREEGEWELVVPEFRSSDLLHRIGLVSGKVGAPLRAKFQFDLSLGRKIWST
- a CDS encoding response regulator, coding for MSANPQTRDLLLVDDHPIILVAVKALVESKMPGYRLHCAQCQADAVEIAATVKPALAVVDMVLPDGDGLELIRKLKDINSTCKVLVFSMQSELRYGPRALKAGASGYLMKGDRVSALFEALQMVEAGRIYCSPALTEEMMRSWSKNPAAGIETLSDREFQVFRLMGEGRSTKEISKLLEISTKTVDSHRENMKAKLGCSNSTELLLQARDWLGIANGNIRDT
- a CDS encoding AAA family ATPase gives rise to the protein MKTKLRSLSRGQRMKAALLSSLAYRPQLVVLDEPFSGLDPLVRDEFLNGLLELTETEGWTVWISSHDIEEVERFADRVAFLNAGRVDLQEDTEGLLARFRQVELWFDEDAAKPAEIPEGWLNLQANGRSIRLVDSNYDESSSSFAFSNSFPDMRRHEARRMTLREIFVALARSGRAKPV